A genomic stretch from Helianthus annuus cultivar XRQ/B chromosome 1, HanXRQr2.0-SUNRISE, whole genome shotgun sequence includes:
- the LOC118490225 gene encoding secreted RxLR effector protein 161-like — protein sequence MDKAHPFSIPMVVRPLDPQKDPYRPQEEGEEVLGPEVPYLSAIGALMYLANNTRPDIAFSVHVLARYSSNPTRKHWNGIKHIFRYICGTQDLGLFYHKDQKSQLVGYADAGYLSDPHKEKSQTGLFTYGGTTISWKSTMQTLTATSSNHAELIALYEAGREYVWLISMITHIQEACGLEQIKKEPTIIYEDNAACIA from the coding sequence ATGGACAAAGCTCATCCTTTTAGCATACCCATGGTTGTCCGACCGCTAGATCCTCAAAAGGACCCTTACCGCCCTcaagaagaaggcgaagaagtacttggtccagaagtaccgtaCTTAAGTGCGATCGGTGCTCTTATGTATCTTGCAAATAACACGAGACCTGATATTGCATTCTCGGTACATGTACTAGCGAGATACAGTTCAAACCCAACACGTAAACACTGGAATGGAATAAAACACATATTCCGATATATTTGCGggacacaagacttaggtcttttctaCCATAAAGATCAAAAGTCCCAGCTTGTTGGGTATGCTGATGCTGGATATCTATCAGATCCACATAAAGAAAAATCTCAAACAGGTTTATTCACATATGGTGGCacaacaatttcttggaagtcaactaTGCAAACACTTACAGCAACGTCATCAAATCATGCCGAACTAATTGCACTATATGAGGCTGGTCGAGAATACGTGTGGTTGATATCAATGATTACTCACATACAAGAAGCATGTGGAttagaacagatcaagaaggagccgacaattatttatgaagacaatgcTGCTTGCATAGCTTAG